A single region of the Salicibibacter cibi genome encodes:
- a CDS encoding serine hydrolase domain-containing protein: MDKNKFEAFANEQIEQHKIPGTMIAIHKNGTDMYERGFGYRDGEQKLSVTSQTVFGIGSITKSMTCVAILQLQEAGKLSVHDSVLTYLLEFKTPDEAKTKQMTIHHFMTHSSGIPPLPTLFYANKNSMEMEGSIEQFKAMGMEWDDEQTAIDTNEDLFTFLAEQDYKLLGEPGQYMSYSNDAYALLGIIIERVSGRNYTEYMKEHLFNPLGMNNTFFSPEEIKDQNEVTLLYTTEPSGDEVEIAASSLWWDAPAMYAAGYVKSTADDMLRYGELFSNDHPTVLTQESINAMIFPHIQMQPGVYYGYGWMVSPDYYGTTLIEHSGGIKGVSASFAILPKKGIKGVCLTNIAGAPANPILMGGLNLASERDPNENYLQYEDYEWSNEERQLLQGNYVSKEGNNVEIKEQDEQLVVVSYGMELPARSVGPQQMTVQFHGQETYIEGIYIDQEIKRISFGGRQLIKR; encoded by the coding sequence ATGGACAAAAATAAATTTGAGGCATTTGCAAACGAACAAATTGAACAGCATAAGATCCCTGGCACTATGATAGCGATTCATAAAAATGGTACCGACATGTATGAAAGAGGATTTGGCTATCGTGATGGCGAACAAAAACTTTCCGTTACTAGTCAAACGGTTTTTGGAATTGGGAGTATTACAAAATCGATGACCTGTGTCGCCATCTTACAATTACAAGAAGCCGGAAAGCTTTCTGTCCATGACTCCGTCCTCACTTATCTTCTGGAGTTCAAAACCCCGGATGAAGCGAAGACAAAACAAATGACGATCCATCATTTCATGACCCATTCTTCCGGCATACCACCCCTACCAACGCTTTTCTACGCTAATAAAAACAGCATGGAAATGGAAGGTTCAATTGAGCAATTTAAGGCGATGGGAATGGAGTGGGATGACGAGCAGACCGCAATCGACACAAATGAGGATTTGTTCACTTTTCTTGCCGAACAAGATTACAAACTTTTGGGTGAACCGGGCCAATACATGAGTTATTCCAACGATGCCTATGCGCTTCTTGGCATCATTATTGAACGTGTGAGTGGCCGGAATTACACTGAATATATGAAAGAACATCTTTTTAATCCATTGGGGATGAACAATACCTTCTTTTCCCCCGAAGAGATCAAAGACCAAAACGAAGTGACACTCCTTTATACAACCGAACCGAGTGGTGATGAAGTTGAGATTGCTGCTTCTTCTCTTTGGTGGGATGCTCCGGCAATGTATGCAGCTGGCTACGTCAAATCAACAGCTGATGACATGCTACGTTACGGGGAGCTTTTTTCGAATGATCACCCAACGGTCCTAACACAGGAAAGCATCAATGCCATGATATTCCCTCATATTCAAATGCAACCCGGCGTTTACTACGGTTACGGATGGATGGTTTCTCCAGATTATTATGGAACGACACTCATTGAACATAGTGGAGGGATCAAAGGTGTATCTGCATCTTTTGCCATTCTGCCTAAGAAAGGGATCAAAGGCGTGTGTTTAACAAATATTGCAGGAGCACCTGCCAATCCGATTTTGATGGGTGGATTAAATTTGGCGAGTGAAAGAGATCCGAATGAGAACTACCTTCAATATGAAGATTACGAATGGAGTAATGAAGAACGCCAATTGTTACAAGGGAATTACGTAAGCAAAGAAGGGAACAACGTGGAAATTAAAGAGCAAGATGAACAACTCGTCGTTGTCAGTTATGGAATGGAACTCCCTGCACGATCAGTCGGACCCCAGCAAATGACCGTTCAATTTCACGGTCAAGAAACGTACATTGAAGGGATATATATCGACCAAGAAATTAAACGCATCAGTTTTGGGGGACGTCAGTTAATAAAAAGATAA
- a CDS encoding ABC transporter ATP-binding protein, with the protein MIRLENIKKTYADGFQALKNINLHFEQGQLNVLIGPSGCGKTTTMKLLNRLIEPSDGTILVDGKDISSIDPVTLRRETGYVIQHVGLFPHMTIKENVASVPRLLKWDNDKIEKRVNELLHLVHLDPDTFKHRYPSELSGGQQQRIGVIRALAAEPPVILMDEPFSALDPISREQLQDELVRLQKEINKTIVFVTHDIDEALKIGDQIILMRDGEVEQKGTPNELLSDPVSDFAIDFIGEHRLNKARKQVRVEDLMTKCDETLFNHSDLQQALEMMRDRKTDRLFVVDNENVLKGYVDIYQLMKEKDEAKLVNAVQPFKSQIKKRTSLKDALQFMNSEKINESPVMEENRVIGMLTYQHVFNYLQTLDFGKGE; encoded by the coding sequence ATGATTAGATTGGAAAACATCAAAAAAACCTACGCGGATGGTTTTCAAGCCTTAAAAAACATTAATCTTCACTTCGAGCAAGGTCAATTGAATGTGCTGATTGGCCCAAGTGGATGTGGGAAAACGACAACGATGAAATTGCTCAATCGATTAATAGAACCTTCGGACGGAACAATTTTGGTGGATGGAAAAGACATCTCATCCATAGATCCTGTCACACTCCGACGAGAAACAGGATACGTCATTCAGCATGTCGGTCTATTCCCTCATATGACAATTAAAGAAAACGTAGCTTCTGTACCGAGATTGCTTAAGTGGGATAATGACAAAATTGAAAAACGGGTTAATGAACTATTACATCTTGTCCATCTTGACCCGGATACGTTTAAGCATCGCTATCCCTCCGAGCTGAGCGGGGGACAACAACAGCGGATTGGCGTTATACGTGCACTTGCCGCAGAGCCGCCTGTTATCTTGATGGACGAACCGTTTAGTGCACTTGATCCAATCAGTCGTGAACAATTGCAAGACGAACTGGTACGTTTGCAAAAAGAGATCAATAAAACGATTGTGTTCGTTACGCATGATATTGATGAGGCTTTAAAAATAGGGGATCAAATTATTCTGATGCGAGACGGGGAAGTCGAACAAAAGGGCACGCCTAATGAACTGCTTAGTGATCCAGTTAGTGATTTTGCGATTGATTTTATTGGTGAGCATCGTTTAAACAAAGCAAGAAAACAGGTAAGAGTAGAAGACTTAATGACTAAATGTGATGAAACGCTGTTTAATCATTCCGACCTTCAACAAGCCTTGGAGATGATGAGGGATAGAAAAACTGATCGTCTTTTCGTTGTTGATAACGAGAACGTACTTAAAGGTTATGTTGATATTTATCAGCTTATGAAAGAAAAGGATGAAGCAAAACTAGTAAATGCTGTACAACCGTTTAAGTCACAAATCAAAAAACGAACGTCACTAAAGGATGCGCTGCAATTTATGAACAGCGAAAAGATCAACGAGTCACCGGTCATGGAAGAAAACCGAGTTATAGGGATGCTTACCTATCAACATGTATTCAATTATCTACAAACCCTTGACTTTGGGAAAGGAGAATAG
- a CDS encoding GNAT family N-acetyltransferase yields the protein MKRYEISVRPMRELKHDVSREVAAVFVDGYEKDLAFLSNNREKLVEAFQKMISPDVFFIATLEDEIVGILACSNNKNRALTIDKTILRNSFGYVKGSMAYHFMKDEFNKKLSYQDETGYIECVATTVKARSKGVSTALMRYVLANENYYRYILEVVDTNEVAYRLYKKLGFTEFERKKERFSKMKGFKHRIYMELCVYTRYKFGGPLQ from the coding sequence ATGAAAAGATATGAAATTAGTGTAAGACCAATGAGAGAGTTAAAACATGATGTATCACGTGAGGTTGCAGCCGTTTTTGTTGATGGATACGAGAAAGATTTGGCGTTTCTCTCAAATAATCGAGAAAAGTTAGTTGAAGCGTTTCAGAAAATGATTAGTCCTGATGTTTTTTTCATTGCCACTTTAGAAGATGAAATTGTAGGCATTCTGGCTTGTTCCAATAACAAGAATCGAGCATTGACGATTGATAAAACAATATTGAGAAACTCATTTGGCTATGTAAAAGGGAGCATGGCTTATCATTTTATGAAAGATGAGTTTAATAAAAAATTGTCATACCAAGACGAGACAGGTTATATTGAATGTGTTGCCACCACAGTTAAAGCGAGAAGTAAAGGTGTTTCAACTGCTCTGATGCGTTACGTATTAGCAAATGAGAATTATTATCGTTATATTCTCGAAGTTGTGGATACGAATGAGGTTGCTTATCGATTATATAAAAAATTAGGTTTTACAGAGTTTGAACGAAAAAAGGAACGTTTTTCAAAGATGAAAGGCTTTAAGCATAGAATTTATATGGAATTGTGTGTATACACCAGATATAAGTTTGGTGGGCCATTGCAATAG
- a CDS encoding TetR/AcrR family transcriptional regulator, with product MARPVGQGEKTKKHIAEKAKVLFEQKGYAATSMEEIREFTEISKGSIYYHFKSKEELFLYTVETANKSWREAWETQANQVTTATEKLYLLAQYYASDMQNPLSQTVPEYMGTESIEDMVKEKMIHLFQPEYDIFYHIIEEGIRDKEFISNKTIDDLAYILYSTLTGMSVTQFLGYDEEKFYLLYENAIDVFLKGITNR from the coding sequence ATGGCAAGACCTGTTGGTCAAGGCGAAAAAACGAAAAAACACATTGCAGAAAAAGCCAAAGTTCTTTTTGAACAAAAGGGTTATGCTGCCACTTCCATGGAAGAAATCCGTGAATTCACAGAAATTAGCAAAGGCAGTATTTATTATCACTTTAAAAGCAAAGAAGAATTATTTTTGTACACGGTTGAAACAGCCAATAAATCCTGGAGGGAGGCATGGGAAACTCAAGCCAATCAAGTGACGACGGCTACGGAGAAGTTATACTTGCTTGCCCAATACTACGCTTCAGATATGCAAAACCCACTGTCTCAAACTGTTCCAGAGTATATGGGCACAGAAAGCATCGAAGATATGGTGAAAGAAAAGATGATCCATCTTTTTCAGCCTGAATATGATATATTTTATCATATCATCGAGGAAGGCATACGTGATAAAGAGTTTATAAGTAATAAAACGATTGATGATTTAGCGTATATTCTTTATAGTACACTTACTGGTATGAGTGTTACACAATTCCTCGGTTACGATGAGGAAAAGTTTTATCTCCTTTACGAAAATGCGATTGACGTTTTTTTGAAAGGGATAACTAACAGGTAA
- a CDS encoding CPBP family intramembrane glutamic endopeptidase: MDIQRLSLIWRILIVFLAASIIWWVSGDVNSWVGAEGEYDRTAHIISALLIFSLVLPMVIVARKYLDKRSWMSLRLTSFKEGWKPFVFGGISYLVPALLGMIIFVIFGWTNINVQASFGELLVAVIVLLFLVFMFEALPEELIFRGYFYRNLNNALSKWKAVLTQSGLFVLFALIIGAAPSVDRIVFFLAIGIVIGMIRVITENVWSAVGFHLAFQTMQQMFGNPYNQELTSTTPALMEIVILGIIPFSLAIVTLKLFVKKEPDWKEINPE; the protein is encoded by the coding sequence ATGGATATTCAACGTTTGTCACTTATTTGGAGAATACTGATTGTTTTCTTGGCAGCGTCGATCATTTGGTGGGTATCCGGGGATGTTAATTCCTGGGTAGGAGCTGAGGGAGAATATGATCGTACGGCTCATATAATATCCGCATTACTCATATTTAGTTTAGTACTTCCTATGGTTATTGTTGCACGCAAGTATCTTGATAAACGATCCTGGATGAGTTTGAGGCTTACTTCATTCAAAGAGGGATGGAAACCTTTTGTCTTTGGAGGTATTAGCTACCTTGTACCAGCATTGCTAGGTATGATCATTTTTGTCATATTTGGTTGGACTAATATAAATGTTCAAGCTTCCTTTGGGGAGTTGTTAGTTGCTGTTATAGTGCTGTTGTTTCTTGTATTTATGTTCGAGGCATTACCGGAAGAACTCATTTTTCGTGGATATTTTTATCGTAACTTGAATAATGCTCTTTCTAAGTGGAAGGCAGTCTTAACTCAGAGCGGATTATTTGTATTGTTTGCTCTAATCATCGGAGCTGCACCAAGTGTTGACCGAATCGTATTTTTTTTAGCAATCGGAATTGTCATAGGTATGATTCGTGTTATCACTGAAAACGTATGGAGTGCGGTCGGTTTTCATTTAGCTTTTCAAACGATGCAGCAGATGTTTGGAAATCCCTATAATCAAGAATTAACATCTACAACACCCGCTCTCATGGAAATCGTTATTTTGGGAATCATTCCGTTTTCATTGGCAATTGTGACACTAAAACTTTTCGTTAAAAAAGAGCCAGACTGGAAAGAAATTAATCCTGAATAA
- a CDS encoding GbsR/MarR family transcriptional regulator, with protein sequence MSVDNRLKQLRQRSIERTANNMELYGFSSTVGRLMGVMYHHGEPMTLDDMKDELNMSKTRMSTAIRTLLDADMAEKSFHKAGRKDVFAIEQDYYLGFIKLFCSNWRRAVTNNTLSVQKTVDELEEITALKEISNETREEAEDLLRKNYEAINYYDWLDRLLEAFETNKIFDYVPLKEED encoded by the coding sequence ATGAGTGTAGATAATCGTTTGAAACAGCTTAGACAACGATCGATTGAAAGAACCGCTAACAATATGGAATTGTACGGTTTTTCATCAACTGTAGGGCGTCTAATGGGCGTTATGTACCATCACGGCGAACCAATGACACTTGATGATATGAAAGATGAGCTAAATATGAGTAAGACAAGAATGAGTACAGCTATTCGTACTCTGCTTGATGCGGACATGGCGGAAAAATCATTTCATAAAGCTGGACGTAAAGATGTTTTTGCAATCGAACAAGATTATTACCTTGGATTTATTAAATTATTTTGTTCAAATTGGAGAAGAGCAGTTACAAATAATACACTTTCTGTACAAAAAACCGTAGATGAGCTAGAGGAAATCACTGCTTTGAAGGAAATAAGCAATGAAACGAGGGAAGAGGCAGAAGATCTTCTGCGAAAGAATTATGAAGCCATTAACTACTATGATTGGTTAGACCGCTTGTTAGAAGCTTTTGAAACCAATAAAATATTTGACTACGTCCCTTTGAAAGAGGAAGATTAA